From a single Paraburkholderia sp. D15 genomic region:
- the tssJ gene encoding type VI secretion system lipoprotein TssJ — protein MSAALLILLTLSVLMMGCATPQQTSAAPFTVSLDVSPAVNPDGHGRPAPILVGLYDLKSSAAFSASGFAPLQDRAKATLGDDLVALDQMILRPGEQRTIERLGNSQTRSLGIVAGYRELNQSVWRAVVAVPAGDDPGFFSFWPFEPQPLVVHATIGDSGIVVRILNRDAR, from the coding sequence TTGTCCGCGGCCCTGCTGATCCTGTTGACGTTGTCCGTGCTGATGATGGGCTGCGCCACGCCTCAGCAAACCTCGGCCGCGCCGTTCACGGTTTCGCTCGACGTCAGCCCAGCCGTGAACCCCGACGGCCACGGACGGCCCGCGCCGATTCTCGTCGGCCTCTACGACCTGAAGTCGAGCGCCGCTTTTTCGGCCAGCGGCTTCGCGCCGCTGCAGGATCGCGCGAAAGCGACCTTGGGCGACGACCTCGTCGCGTTGGATCAAATGATCCTGAGGCCCGGCGAGCAACGGACGATCGAACGGCTGGGCAATTCGCAGACGCGCTCGCTCGGCATCGTCGCCGGTTATCGCGAGTTGAACCAAAGCGTCTGGCGCGCGGTTGTCGCGGTACCTGCCGGAGACGACCCTGGCTTCTTTTCTTTCTGGCCGTTCGAGCCACAACCGCTCGTCGTGCACGCGACTATCGGCGACAGCGGAATCGTCGTCCGAATCTTGAACCGGGACGCTCGATGA
- a CDS encoding DUF4150 domain-containing protein encodes MVMVNSSAAGANDAVSVNKTPPVGVPVAYDNNAQRSQAIPNVSNILVACAPAHNLATLIPVTTGDAPGTMGGVSSGTVCASSRNINGANTVLLHGMPTTRMTDPTQQNATNAIGTGTSPSQTHILNLAG; translated from the coding sequence ATGGTCATGGTCAATTCGAGCGCCGCCGGCGCGAACGACGCCGTCAGCGTCAACAAAACCCCACCGGTCGGCGTGCCGGTCGCCTACGACAACAACGCGCAACGCAGCCAGGCGATTCCGAACGTGAGCAACATCCTCGTGGCCTGCGCGCCCGCGCACAACCTCGCGACGCTCATTCCGGTCACGACCGGCGACGCGCCCGGCACGATGGGCGGCGTCAGTTCCGGCACCGTCTGCGCCAGCTCGCGCAATATCAACGGCGCCAACACGGTGCTGCTGCACGGCATGCCCACCACGCGGATGACCGACCCCACGCAGCAGAACGCGACCAATGCGATCGGTACCGGCACGTCGCCCAGCCAGACGCATATTCTCAATCTCGCCGGATGA
- a CDS encoding DUF2169 domain-containing protein, with translation MKIIKPTSLGILTRTYRWRGREHLGIAVPVMATLGATPQLAGESALWNTVGEELAGYALDAALPKPHAEFLMSANAYGRYCDEKNACEVGIRFAGVEKRLRVSGAREWRGDSVTPATPFDCLAIDWRHAYGGEGFADNPQGRGFDCRSGSGAGSSDAGGAPNRAHRSLPNIEYPADLLTTRGQTIAPAALTPVEASRPQRRALYGELDRIWQEQDCPGFPRTLDPRYFNVAPLDQQLPTHDSLPDGATYEITRLHPERETIVGVLPALRVRAFVQRRGARALNELAMRPTTAWFIPHRERVVMIFHGAAEIDEFDASDVECLMIAAERVAVARSPAHYQQVFDLRMEPRYGALHALRDGDLMPESLVAPIRNEADAGDDPTQGKWQRNVQRRASRLSDKAHDAMTMAGIAHATSATRTAAARTTGGVTAISNVIGKSSASPQAPKLEGLADFVRQQEQLAADHRARLDNIRQRIERDYALHCPPAPPRCGPPACRAAVEMKAPPMHLEGTPGLPFDPSTFNAMTRDADIKLRETYRQTAHHQDAAPRVTANTAAAQAIRARVVALHAGGASMAGLDLTGADLSGLSLRGAQLNGALLENADLSDVDLSGATLVDALLARADLTRTRLRGANLSRANLSLAQCHDTDFSDATLDGALFDQTHFTRCTLRHASIERAQFRQCSWRTVDFSEATLSDLVFIEQTFQQVDFSRARIRKLAWVQCTAGQVSFFEADIHGFGCIETVAAGIRFDRATVRQACFVKNTVLDHADFSHATLSEVNLRHAQAIAANFSHARISQCDFSDADLRDADLQCARIDNGHLVRTDLSGATLAYADLIGSYLRRADLRGANLNHANLFRANLAQARLDDEAPDGKRTQFNGAYLEQAVFHPLASRP, from the coding sequence ATGAAAATCATCAAACCCACATCGCTCGGCATCCTGACCCGGACTTACCGCTGGCGCGGTCGCGAACACCTCGGCATCGCGGTTCCCGTCATGGCGACGCTCGGCGCAACGCCGCAGCTCGCCGGCGAGTCGGCGCTGTGGAATACGGTTGGCGAGGAACTGGCCGGCTACGCGCTCGACGCGGCGTTACCGAAGCCGCACGCCGAGTTTCTGATGTCCGCGAACGCGTACGGCCGGTATTGCGATGAGAAGAACGCATGCGAGGTCGGCATTCGTTTCGCGGGCGTGGAGAAGCGCTTGCGGGTATCAGGCGCGCGCGAGTGGCGCGGCGATTCGGTCACGCCGGCAACGCCGTTCGATTGCCTGGCGATCGACTGGCGGCACGCCTATGGCGGCGAGGGATTTGCGGACAATCCGCAGGGCCGTGGCTTCGACTGCCGGTCTGGCTCAGGCGCCGGCTCCAGCGACGCAGGTGGCGCTCCGAACCGTGCACACCGGTCGCTGCCCAATATCGAATATCCGGCGGACCTCCTCACCACGCGCGGACAAACCATCGCACCGGCCGCCTTGACGCCTGTCGAAGCGAGCCGCCCGCAACGCCGCGCGCTGTACGGCGAACTGGACCGGATCTGGCAGGAGCAGGATTGTCCCGGCTTTCCACGCACGCTCGACCCGCGCTACTTCAATGTCGCGCCGCTCGATCAGCAATTGCCCACGCACGATTCGTTGCCTGACGGCGCGACTTACGAGATCACGCGCTTGCATCCCGAACGTGAAACGATCGTCGGCGTGTTGCCGGCGCTGCGCGTGCGCGCGTTCGTTCAGCGGCGCGGCGCACGCGCGCTGAACGAACTGGCAATGCGTCCGACGACTGCATGGTTCATCCCGCATCGCGAGCGCGTCGTGATGATTTTTCACGGCGCCGCTGAAATCGACGAGTTCGACGCGAGCGATGTCGAGTGCTTGATGATTGCCGCCGAGCGCGTCGCAGTGGCGCGGTCGCCCGCTCACTACCAGCAGGTTTTCGATCTACGGATGGAACCGCGCTACGGCGCGCTCCACGCTTTGCGCGACGGCGATCTGATGCCGGAGTCGCTCGTCGCGCCGATACGTAACGAAGCCGATGCGGGCGACGATCCAACGCAGGGTAAGTGGCAAAGAAACGTGCAGCGGCGCGCTAGCCGGCTATCCGACAAGGCGCACGATGCGATGACCATGGCGGGTATTGCTCACGCAACGAGTGCAACCCGTACAGCGGCCGCGCGCACCACAGGCGGCGTAACCGCGATATCGAACGTAATCGGCAAATCCTCCGCCTCGCCCCAAGCCCCAAAACTCGAGGGACTCGCGGACTTCGTGCGGCAGCAGGAACAGCTAGCCGCCGACCATCGCGCCCGGCTCGACAACATCCGGCAGCGCATCGAACGCGACTACGCGTTGCACTGCCCGCCCGCGCCGCCACGGTGCGGACCGCCGGCATGCCGCGCGGCAGTGGAAATGAAAGCGCCGCCGATGCATCTCGAAGGCACACCCGGCCTGCCATTCGACCCATCCACATTCAACGCGATGACGCGCGACGCCGACATCAAACTCCGCGAAACCTACCGGCAAACCGCGCATCATCAAGACGCCGCGCCGCGCGTCACCGCGAACACGGCGGCGGCTCAAGCGATCCGCGCACGTGTCGTCGCGCTGCACGCCGGCGGCGCATCGATGGCGGGCCTCGATCTGACCGGCGCCGATCTCAGCGGCCTCTCCCTACGCGGCGCGCAACTGAACGGCGCGCTGCTCGAAAACGCCGACCTGAGCGACGTCGACCTCAGCGGCGCCACGCTGGTCGACGCACTGCTCGCACGCGCCGACCTCACGCGAACGAGACTGCGCGGCGCCAATCTGAGCCGCGCCAATCTCTCGCTCGCGCAGTGCCACGACACCGACTTCAGCGACGCGACACTCGACGGCGCGCTGTTCGATCAAACCCATTTCACGCGCTGCACGCTGCGCCACGCATCGATAGAACGCGCACAGTTCCGGCAGTGCAGTTGGCGCACCGTCGATTTCAGCGAGGCGACGCTCAGCGATCTGGTGTTTATCGAACAGACCTTTCAGCAGGTCGATTTCAGTCGCGCGCGAATCCGCAAACTCGCGTGGGTGCAATGCACCGCCGGGCAAGTCAGCTTTTTCGAGGCCGATATTCACGGCTTCGGCTGCATCGAGACCGTGGCGGCCGGCATCCGCTTCGATCGCGCGACGGTGCGCCAGGCCTGCTTCGTCAAAAACACCGTGCTCGACCACGCCGACTTCTCGCACGCGACGCTCAGTGAAGTGAATCTGCGGCATGCCCAGGCCATCGCCGCGAACTTCAGCCACGCCCGTATCAGCCAGTGCGACTTCTCCGACGCCGACCTGCGCGACGCCGATCTGCAATGCGCGCGCATCGACAACGGTCATCTGGTGCGCACCGATTTGAGCGGCGCCACGCTCGCGTATGCCGATCTGATCGGTAGCTATCTACGGCGTGCCGATCTGCGCGGCGCCAACCTGAACCACGCGAATCTGTTCCGCGCCAATCTCGCGCAAGCACGGCTGGATGACGAAGCACCCGACGGCAAACGCACGCAGTTCAACGGCGCCTATCTGGAACAAGCCGTGTTCCACCCGTTGGCGAGCCGGCCATGA
- a CDS encoding pentapeptide repeat-containing protein, translating into MSLTHDQLRQTIQDGDAIDNQTVGPLDLTHGDLSGGLFANVTFDGTRLAHARMNECVFNDCVFNGVDLSHADLSKSVFVNGEWTRTTLAHSTLDDCRFTGTRATSTPFTNAHAARVAFLECDLSDCRFDAAQLERACFDRTSMKGADWSDAVVSQTLFYRLDLRDVRFTQSRFDRAIFSESNMAAQVFRGHRFERCQFIRTDLRGADFTSAQLPYCNFQGAELGHAVLDDAYAPFANFYAAHAKHARWRGARLPNSIWVEAHVEHGDFSHADLSGAVFQRTEASAARFTGAHLDGTDFSAARLDHADFNDARFERTRFDGAHFHADDTRASSAWHDQPGIARPDDAADAARAWSARRDERLSSARPLPSRIDRP; encoded by the coding sequence ATGAGCCTGACGCACGACCAGCTTCGGCAGACGATCCAAGACGGCGACGCTATCGACAATCAAACCGTCGGACCGCTCGACCTGACGCATGGCGACCTGTCGGGCGGCCTTTTCGCGAACGTCACGTTCGACGGTACGCGGCTCGCGCACGCGCGGATGAACGAATGCGTGTTCAACGATTGTGTGTTCAACGGCGTCGACCTGTCCCACGCCGATCTGTCGAAGAGCGTCTTCGTCAACGGCGAATGGACTCGGACGACCCTTGCACACAGCACGCTCGACGATTGCCGTTTCACCGGTACGCGGGCAACCAGCACGCCATTCACGAACGCCCACGCGGCGCGTGTCGCCTTTCTCGAATGCGACCTGAGCGACTGCCGGTTCGACGCGGCGCAGCTCGAACGCGCGTGCTTCGATCGCACGTCGATGAAAGGTGCCGACTGGTCCGACGCCGTGGTTAGCCAAACCCTTTTCTACCGCCTCGATTTACGCGACGTGCGATTCACGCAAAGCCGCTTCGACCGTGCGATCTTCAGCGAGTCGAACATGGCCGCGCAAGTGTTTCGCGGCCACCGCTTCGAGCGATGCCAGTTCATCCGCACCGATCTACGCGGCGCGGACTTCACGTCCGCGCAACTGCCGTACTGCAATTTCCAGGGCGCCGAACTCGGCCATGCGGTGCTGGACGACGCGTACGCGCCTTTCGCCAACTTCTACGCGGCACACGCGAAACACGCGCGATGGCGTGGCGCGCGCTTGCCGAACAGCATCTGGGTCGAGGCTCACGTGGAGCACGGCGACTTTAGCCACGCGGATTTATCCGGCGCCGTGTTTCAGCGTACCGAGGCGAGCGCTGCGCGCTTCACGGGTGCGCATCTCGACGGCACGGATTTTTCGGCGGCGCGGCTGGATCACGCCGATTTCAACGACGCGCGCTTCGAGCGCACCCGCTTCGACGGTGCGCATTTTCACGCGGACGACACACGCGCATCGAGCGCCTGGCATGACCAGCCCGGCATCGCCAGGCCCGACGACGCGGCCGATGCGGCCCGCGCCTGGTCCGCACGCCGCGACGAGCGTCTGTCGTCCGCTCGTCCGCTTCCATCCCGGATTGATCGCCCATGA
- the tssK gene encoding type VI secretion system baseplate subunit TssK has protein sequence MKHAAAPQDLTQDLPSHDSGAARARVVWSEGMYLRPQHFQQFERYMESYVQLRCRATQRAYWGFVSIAIDHDALALGKVALTAAQGVFPDGTPFLLTDPDDLPAPLDIPLGATDQLVLLAFPVKRPGGEETIFDEERADSLARYRAYTRDIADGNAVALGPASVQLARARLRLVLASGLGGAWQALGVLRVVERRSDNHLVLDPHYIPPMLSAGQHPLLAGYIRELHGLLEQRGDALAQRLSRPGRGGVAEVADFLLLALVNRAQADTWHEHETGNVHPEALFQQWLRLAFDLATYTTAERRPTVRPRYRHDDLQHSFAPLMTELRRALSTVLEQNAVAIELQERAHRVWVARIPSPDLLHSAGFVLAVHADLPAETVRTRFPAQVKIGPAERLADLVNLHLPGIALRMLPVAPRQIPYHAGYHYFELDRGAELWKQLDKSSGLALHVAGELPGLAMACWAIRG, from the coding sequence ATGAAGCACGCCGCCGCACCACAGGATTTGACGCAGGATTTGCCATCGCATGACTCGGGCGCGGCGCGCGCGCGGGTCGTCTGGTCCGAGGGCATGTACCTGCGCCCGCAGCATTTCCAGCAATTCGAGCGCTACATGGAGAGCTACGTGCAGTTGCGCTGCCGCGCGACGCAGCGTGCGTATTGGGGCTTCGTCAGCATCGCGATCGATCACGACGCGCTCGCGCTCGGCAAGGTCGCGCTGACTGCGGCGCAAGGCGTGTTTCCGGACGGCACACCCTTTCTGCTCACCGATCCCGACGACCTCCCCGCGCCGCTCGATATTCCCCTCGGCGCAACCGATCAGCTCGTGCTGCTCGCGTTCCCGGTCAAGCGTCCGGGCGGCGAGGAAACGATCTTCGATGAGGAGCGCGCCGATTCGCTCGCGCGCTACCGCGCCTACACGCGCGACATCGCGGACGGTAACGCGGTCGCGCTGGGACCGGCCAGCGTGCAGCTCGCCCGCGCTCGGCTGCGTCTGGTGCTGGCGTCCGGGCTGGGTGGCGCATGGCAGGCCCTCGGTGTGTTGCGCGTCGTCGAACGGCGCAGCGACAACCATCTGGTGCTCGACCCGCACTACATTCCGCCGATGCTGAGCGCCGGCCAGCATCCGCTGCTGGCCGGCTACATCCGCGAATTGCACGGGCTGCTCGAACAACGCGGCGATGCGCTGGCGCAGCGGCTGTCGCGACCGGGGCGCGGCGGCGTCGCCGAAGTCGCGGATTTTCTGCTGCTTGCGCTCGTCAATCGCGCGCAGGCCGACACGTGGCACGAACACGAAACCGGCAACGTGCATCCCGAGGCGTTGTTTCAGCAATGGCTGAGGCTTGCGTTCGACCTCGCCACGTACACCACCGCCGAACGGCGGCCGACGGTGCGTCCACGTTACCGGCACGACGATCTGCAACACAGCTTCGCGCCGCTGATGACCGAGCTGCGTCGCGCGCTCTCGACCGTGCTGGAGCAGAACGCCGTCGCGATCGAGTTGCAGGAGCGCGCGCATCGCGTCTGGGTCGCGCGGATTCCGAGTCCCGACCTGCTGCACAGCGCCGGCTTCGTGCTCGCGGTGCATGCCGATCTGCCCGCCGAGACCGTGCGCACGCGTTTTCCCGCGCAGGTCAAGATCGGGCCCGCCGAGCGGCTCGCCGATCTCGTCAATCTGCATCTACCGGGCATCGCGTTGCGCATGTTGCCGGTCGCGCCGCGGCAGATTCCTTATCACGCGGGCTATCACTACTTCGAACTGGATCGCGGCGCCGAGCTATGGAAGCAGCTCGACAAATCGAGCGGGCTGGCCTTGCACGTGGCGGGAGAACTGCCGGGGCTGGCGATGGCGTGCTGGGCGATTCGTGGTTGA
- a CDS encoding DUF3540 domain-containing protein → MTSTSTVAELRTLPSSLSPAPAADTAGTVLALLHDGLLLVDCADARLPCRRAFSCLIAPEIGDRVVVSHAEPQRPHVIAILDRPHPHAARIHIDGDLLIESSNDVRIRATHAVHLQADDAALVARKTSLHCTEFEGYAGSLRVIGKTLESVFERVVQIAKASFRSVESLDHHRCAQLDYAASESVRLHGKHTLLTAERLAKLDAQQIHLG, encoded by the coding sequence ATGACATCGACCTCGACCGTCGCCGAATTGAGAACCTTACCGTCCTCCCTGTCACCCGCGCCCGCGGCCGACACCGCAGGCACCGTGCTCGCGTTGCTGCATGACGGCTTATTGCTGGTGGACTGCGCCGATGCGCGACTGCCGTGCCGGCGCGCGTTCAGTTGCCTGATCGCGCCCGAGATCGGCGATCGCGTCGTGGTGAGCCATGCGGAACCGCAACGGCCTCATGTGATCGCGATTCTCGACCGGCCTCACCCACACGCCGCGCGGATTCACATCGACGGCGATCTCCTGATCGAATCGTCGAACGACGTCCGCATCCGCGCGACGCACGCCGTGCATTTGCAGGCGGACGACGCCGCCCTCGTCGCGCGGAAAACGTCGCTGCATTGCACCGAGTTCGAAGGTTACGCCGGCTCGCTGCGCGTGATCGGCAAGACGCTGGAGAGCGTGTTCGAGCGCGTCGTGCAGATCGCCAAAGCCAGTTTCCGCAGCGTCGAGAGCCTCGATCATCACCGTTGCGCGCAGCTCGACTACGCCGCATCGGAAAGCGTGCGTCTGCATGGCAAGCACACGCTACTCACCGCCGAGCGCCTCGCCAAGCTCGACGCTCAACAAATCCACCTCGGTTAG